A region from the Lolium perenne isolate Kyuss_39 chromosome 4, Kyuss_2.0, whole genome shotgun sequence genome encodes:
- the LOC127293483 gene encoding uncharacterized protein produces MAVKSETNGNKKDRSGATNKGTMATQEGIACTTIGGNHKDATIETNQTLLARKLTYKIRIKEKPKAHQPNQNSSIHDSSRPFLHQRPTPAPPPLPTSLDRWRSQIPSSPSQLPPLPPSKGSSGESRPRPLCRSPLPSITGIAGRITDPPPPSLGDRPECCWDRREHPAPTPYLTSAARDHGGRVSASSSTSPPSIASRWFFICKIPTRISLLRGSVWCNAPALLDGGIRPPASTVGSEWAATAMLACGIGHHRLNTEGQRCWEPGRFQHQLAVVTAGARMPHHQSQFGFDGHVSPQHYAAMAHGVDSYHLAARHLVQGGSTQ; encoded by the exons ATGGCCGTGAAAAGCGAGACCAACGGGAACAAGAAGGACCGGTCGGGAGCGACAAACAAAGGAACAATGGCCACGCAGGAGGGAATCGCCTGCACCACCATTGGCGGTAACCATAAGGATGCAACAATTGAAACAAACCAGACCCTTCTGGCCCGG AAATTAACTTATAAAATCAGAATCAAAGAAAAACCAAAAGCTCATCAACCAAATCAGAACTCCTCTATACACGACTCGTCCAGGCCTTTTTTACACCAGCGCCcgacgccggcgccgccgcccctccccaCATCGCTGGATCGCTGGAGGTCACAGATCCCGTCCTCTCCGTCGCAGCTACCGCCCCTCCCTCCATCGAAGGGATCGAGTGGAGAGTCACGGCCCCGTCCTCTCTGTCGCAGCCCCCTCCCCTCCATCACGGGGATCGCCGGCAGAATCACTGACCCACCCCCTCCGTCGCTGGGGGATCGGCCGGAGTGTTGCTGGGATCGCCGGGAGCATCCAGCCCCTACCCCCTACCTGACGAGCGCCGCCCGAGATCACGGCGGACGCGTCTCTGCCTCCTCGTCCACCTCGCCTCCTTCGATCGCCTCGAGATGGTTCTTCATCTGCAAGATCCCAACCCGAATTTCTCTCCTCCGTGGCTCAGTCTGGTGTAACGCCCCCGCTCTCCTCGACGGCGGGATCAGACCTCCAGCCTCAACAGTGGGATCGGAGTGGGCGGCCACCGCCATGCTCGCCTGCGGGATTGGACACCATCGCCTAAACACTGAAG GCCAGCGATGTTGGGAACCAGGCAGATTCCAGCACCAGCTGGCGGTCGTGACGGCCGGTGCTCGGATGCCCCATCATCAG AGCCAGTTTGGATTCGATGGTCATGTCAGCCCGCAGCATTACGCTGCTATGGCGCATGGGGTTGATTCCTACCACTTGGCGGCTCGTCATCTGGTACAAGGTGGATCCACTCAGTAG